Proteins encoded within one genomic window of Spodoptera frugiperda isolate SF20-4 chromosome 7, AGI-APGP_CSIRO_Sfru_2.0, whole genome shotgun sequence:
- the LOC118266500 gene encoding NADH dehydrogenase [ubiquinone] iron-sulfur protein 4, mitochondrial-like → MFQVISRAASLSKTPLSRSLPAFSTSVRLDSRDPSRLREAPMIDSEVAISTPDELRQRNLLESTIKVPVKVDLSPVSGVPAEHICSRRVRIYQPPKNAMQSGTNNIQHWEMEFDNRQRWENPLMGWTSTGDPLSNMKVQFKCPEEAIELCEKNGWNWYLDVPKVKKQFKPKNYGVNFSWNRRTRVSTK, encoded by the exons ATGTTTCAAGTAATTTCTCGCGCAGCGAGTTTATCTAAAACTCCGCTGTCCAG GTCCCTGCCAGCATTCTCGACATCAGTGCGTCTTGACAGCCGAGATCCCAGCCGCCTCCGTGAGGCGCCTATGATTGACTCCGAGGTTGCCATATCTACTCCTGATGAATTACGTCAAAGGAATCTTTTGGAATCAACCATAAAGGTCCCAGTTAAG GTGGATTTATCCCCTGTGAGCGGAGTTCCCGCAGAGCACATCTGTTCTCGTCGTGTGCGCATCTACCAGCCTCCCAAGAATGCTATGCAGAGCGGCACCAACAACATCCAACACTGGGAGATGGAGTTTGATAACCGTCAACGCTGGGAAAACCCTTTGATGGGCTGGACATCCACCGGTGACCCACTTTCCAACATGAAAGTACAATTCAAGTGCCCAGAAGAGGCTATTGAGCTTTGCGAGAAAAATGGATGGAACTGGTATCTCGACGTGCCTAAGGTTAAGAAGCAGTTCAAACCCAAGAACTACGGAGTTAATTTCTCATGGAACCGTCGCACCAGGGTCTCCACCAAGTGA